In Pirellula sp. SH-Sr6A, the DNA window GGCATCGTAAGTCCAAAGCGAACCGTAACCGCAACGCCTAACCCAGATAAAATAAAACAATGGAGAGCAAGCAATTGAAAAAAAGCGACCAGCACTGCTGGCTCGGTGACCGCTGCGCAGCGAAAATCAAGCTAAGACGAACAAGCGTTCGCTTGTTTGAGGTCTAGTAGCGAGGGAGGAAATAGACTTTCATAACTCCTGGATCCACTTTTGGGGAACACTCCATCGCGTCATCAGCGAACAGCGAATGTTATTCACGATGCTGATGACACGTTGATTGTGCCAAACTTTGCGATGGCAGATCGTCGAGCATGACGCCTCTTACGGCTTCATCAATTCCCAAAGTTCTTGGTCTCTATGGTCCACGGATCGCCTATTTTCCGTTGGCCGCTCTCGCCAAGGAACATTTTGGAAGACTCTTGCTTTCCTTTGAATTGCCAATCGAGCCACGCCAAGGCGACCGGGGAATACTCTCCGCCATGGGGGCGACGATAGGTTCCACCGTGCCCAACATCTAGATTGGCCATGACGATCGGGACATGATCGACACGAGAGAAATCATCCATGGCATTCTTGTATGCGATGTCCTTTGGTCCACCCATGATGTAAAGAACTGGCCCATGAAACTTCTTTAGGTCATCCTTGGTGAGTTTCGGCATGGCCATCATGGGAGAGGGGGCCGGTAAGACGCCGCTGTTGCAAACAATTGTGGTGGTGATCCTTGGATCGCTCGAAATCTCGATCGCCTGCAAGCCTCCGCATGACATTCCCATCGCGGCAACCTTGGTCGTGTCGATCCTTCCGGAGTACACACTCTCTGCTTTGCCATTTTCAGCTATGATCCATTGAAGGGCCGTAAGCAATTGAGCTGAATCTGTTCGTTCGCGAGACCTGTCGCTGCGTTGTTCGATATCGCTCAGCAATCCAATTCCAAGCACGATGTAGCCATGCGACGCGATTTCATTGAGGAAGTTCTTGTGCTCTTCGGTTGTGTTCGCACATGCTCCGTTACCCCACAGCAGAACAGGTAGCTTTCGTTCGCCGGTGAATGGGGATAGATCCTCTGGTCGGTAGATCGTCATGCCAGCCAGCGTCGGTGACTCGGTCGCAATGGCTGAATACGGTCCCTGTCCACCATCTTCCAATTGGATCTGCTTCGGTGAATCCGAGCTTCCTTTCGCATCGCCATTTGTGATCGTGCTCAAGATTCTCGCGTAGGCAGGTTTGGGTTGGTTGTCTGCATCAAAGAGAAGCGGATGCTGTCCCCAACGCCAAGTACGGCGATCGTTGAGTCCCCAGAACGTAATGCGTTCGATGATATCCTCATGCTTTTTGAAGATGCCAAACAACCTCGCATAATCCTCGGCTTGTACCTTCAAATCTTCTACCGAAGGAGGAGTAATGGTTCGCGAACGAGGCCCACCGAACTGACCGCCCGATTCGCCCCGAATGGTAATATCCAATTCCGTGATACTCACCTTCAGCCCCAAGGACGCATAATCCGTAATCGCTTTTTCGATATCGTCAAAAGGGACTCGCCCGCTTCGCCAATGCCCCTGAATGCCAACTGCGTCTATCGGAGCCCCTTCCGCAAGAAGTCGTTTCAGAAGAACCATCGAACTTTCATGCTTAGGGCCAGACTCAATGTTGTAATCGTTGTAGTAAAGTACCGCGTTCGGATCCGCTTCACGCGCATACTTGAAAGCCAACGTGAGGAACTCAGGCCCAAGTGCTTTATGCCAATTGGAATTCCGCAGATTTTCTGTCTTGGCGGTTGCTTCATTGCCGCCATCGTTGATCGCCTCATTGACAACATCCCAACTTTGCAGTTTTCCCTTGTAACGTCCTACGAGCATCTCAATGTGTTGCCTCATTCGGGTTTTGATTGTCTCGGAATCGCCCCCTTCAAAAAACCAATTCGGTGTCTGGGCATGCCACACAAGCGTGTGACCGTGAACGGTCAATTTGTTCTTTTGAGCCCAGTCCACTAACGCGTCTGCTCGGTCGAAATCCCAGCGATCCTCCGCAGGATGAACCCGCTCAGGTTTCATACAGTTCTCGGGAGTGATGGCAGCAAAATGGTCAACCGCCACTTTCAATTCGTCGTCGGAGTAACGCGAAGGGAGGTCTCCCGCCATCCCGATCAAAAACGATTCTTGGAAGGCGTCTTTGATGAAGCGATCGATTTTGACGCTGATAACAGGCTCCGTATTTTCTTTCGGAGATGGGGCTGGAAGATCTTGTGCAGCAAGGGTTTCTGAACGTTGTCCTTCTGACCGCGGTTGCGAAGTGTTCGTTGCAGTCTCTGGTATCAAGACATGGACCGATTGGGAACGCTTCGCGGTGGCTTGTTCCTCAGCAAATGGACCAACATTTCGCGAAAGGCGGATCGATTCGCCATGGATCCGGCCCACGTACTCAATCTGGATTTCATTGCCGCCCAAGTTCAGGTTTTCAATGAACTTGACAGTATCTCCTTCCAGCTTCACGTCGCGAAACTCAACATGTCTCGAACGGCCGTCGAGCACTGCATTCGCCGTCGCGGACAGTGCACCAGCCTCACGCTGAAAAGTCATCATATAACTCTGCAAACCGATCTGCGTATCAAAGTCGACCTTCCAAGTGCCCACGAGTTTATCCTTGGGTTGGAACAGAAGCGGTGCAAATTCTTTCAGACTGCGACGCCATGTCTGCCATTCGTGCGCAGTTTCGGGTGAAAGGTAATAGCGAGCATTGATCCCCAACTCCTGGAGTTGCTTCACCGAGTCCGCAGGATCTCCACCGCGACGCGCTCGTCCCTCGCCGACTTCCTTGCTACCGTAGCTGACAAACACTAGTTTCACTTTTTCCTTAAAACCATCGGTCTTCTCGGCATCCTCTTTCCCAATGGTTGCGCCGCTGAAGAGTCCGATGTGCGAAAATTTGTCGAGATGTCGTAGCGTGATCAGTCGAGTTTCCATGCTCCCCATCGACAACCCGGCCATGGCCCGGTTTGGCTGGTCGGTCAAAGTACGAAAATGGTTGTCGATGTGTGGGACCAATTCGTCAACCAGCACTTTCTCAAAATGACTTATGTCGAAGTCACGCATTCCGCCGATGCGAGTTTCGTTGGTCATGCCATACGTCATCACGATGATAAACGGCTTCGCATTGCCTTCAGCAATAAGGTTGTCCATGATCAGCCCTGCGTGCCCTTGAACGCTCCAGCCGTATTCGTTTTCTCCCCAACCATGCTGGAGGTACAGCACGGGGTAACGCGTGTTTGGGTCGCTGTCGTATCCAGGCGGCGTATAGACAAATGCACGACGTTCCGAGTTCGTGCTGTCTGAATGAAAGTAGATTTCACGAACTTGTCCGTGCGGAACGTTCTTCAACGCGTAGAATTCCGCATCTGGAGCTGGAATTTCAATACCACTCCCCCAGCGCATGGCTCCGAAGTAGTACTTACTGTTGGGATCAGGCACATGAGCACCATCGATCACCAGCTCATAATAGTGAAAGCCGACATCGAGTGGCCGCGAGTAACCGGTCCAAACACCATCGTCCCCTTTGATAAATTCCGTGCTGTCTCGAAACGTCGTCGACACACTCTTCGCATCTGGCGCAGTCACTTTAAACTTGATTCGACCCTGTGAGTTCACCTGCGGATACTCTTTGCCGGGTTGGTTGGTAAAAGCGGGTTTAAAATCATCGGTGATTCCATCCGGCGTTTTCTGCGGTGACGAGGATGTGTTTGTCTTTTCCGCTTCCGGATTAATAGGGGAAATCGGACTTGGTTGGAGTGCGGTTGTTGATTTTTGACTAAGAGCCGCTTTGGTCGCTTCATCGTTGAAGACGAACTGGGCGAAGTAGTACAGGTTGTTGCGCCAGTGAGTCGCGTCGTGACCGTGAGAATCGACGTTCCAAAGATGCGGAACATTTTTGCTCTTCAGATAACGCTGAGTATTCTGGCTGATGTTGATCAGTCCATCTTTGTTTCCACACGACAGCCACAACAGCTTCAGTTGTTGTTTGGCTTTGTCTGCGTCAGGAACCAGTTCTTCGGGCTTTTTTGTGTTGGGCGCCGCGGAAAATCCTCCGATCCAAGCAAACGTATCCAGATGGCCGAGGCCAAAATTGAGCGACTGTCCGCCCCCCATAGAAAGACCCGCA includes these proteins:
- a CDS encoding endo-1,4-beta-xylanase: MRWMVFLAVLLFIPSMLKAQGEPKQEAEKQVQEAVRPNAGLQNRPQQDRPGPGGFGGPIVLGPDDQQIYPDPSDSIVARRDDIPHGKLEMIVYESKTVGTVRKLNVYTPPGYSPEKKYPVLYLLHGIGGDETEWQRFATPDMLFDNLIADGKAKPMIVVMPNGRAQKNDRPVGNVFESAPSFGVFERDLLDDVIPKIESRYSVQADREHRAIAGLSMGGGQSLNFGLGHLDTFAWIGGFSAAPNTKKPEELVPDADKAKQQLKLLWLSCGNKDGLINISQNTQRYLKSKNVPHLWNVDSHGHDATHWRNNLYYFAQFVFNDEATKAALSQKSTTALQPSPISPINPEAEKTNTSSSPQKTPDGITDDFKPAFTNQPGKEYPQVNSQGRIKFKVTAPDAKSVSTTFRDSTEFIKGDDGVWTGYSRPLDVGFHYYELVIDGAHVPDPNSKYYFGAMRWGSGIEIPAPDAEFYALKNVPHGQVREIYFHSDSTNSERRAFVYTPPGYDSDPNTRYPVLYLQHGWGENEYGWSVQGHAGLIMDNLIAEGNAKPFIIVMTYGMTNETRIGGMRDFDISHFEKVLVDELVPHIDNHFRTLTDQPNRAMAGLSMGSMETRLITLRHLDKFSHIGLFSGATIGKEDAEKTDGFKEKVKLVFVSYGSKEVGEGRARRGGDPADSVKQLQELGINARYYLSPETAHEWQTWRRSLKEFAPLLFQPKDKLVGTWKVDFDTQIGLQSYMMTFQREAGALSATANAVLDGRSRHVEFRDVKLEGDTVKFIENLNLGGNEIQIEYVGRIHGESIRLSRNVGPFAEEQATAKRSQSVHVLIPETATNTSQPRSEGQRSETLAAQDLPAPSPKENTEPVISVKIDRFIKDAFQESFLIGMAGDLPSRYSDDELKVAVDHFAAITPENCMKPERVHPAEDRWDFDRADALVDWAQKNKLTVHGHTLVWHAQTPNWFFEGGDSETIKTRMRQHIEMLVGRYKGKLQSWDVVNEAINDGGNEATAKTENLRNSNWHKALGPEFLTLAFKYAREADPNAVLYYNDYNIESGPKHESSMVLLKRLLAEGAPIDAVGIQGHWRSGRVPFDDIEKAITDYASLGLKVSITELDITIRGESGGQFGGPRSRTITPPSVEDLKVQAEDYARLFGIFKKHEDIIERITFWGLNDRRTWRWGQHPLLFDADNQPKPAYARILSTITNGDAKGSSDSPKQIQLEDGGQGPYSAIATESPTLAGMTIYRPEDLSPFTGERKLPVLLWGNGACANTTEEHKNFLNEIASHGYIVLGIGLLSDIEQRSDRSRERTDSAQLLTALQWIIAENGKAESVYSGRIDTTKVAAMGMSCGGLQAIEISSDPRITTTIVCNSGVLPAPSPMMAMPKLTKDDLKKFHGPVLYIMGGPKDIAYKNAMDDFSRVDHVPIVMANLDVGHGGTYRRPHGGEYSPVALAWLDWQFKGKQESSKMFLGESGQRKIGDPWTIETKNFGN